GGTCATGCCTACAACCGCCTGGTAAAAAAAGACAAAGCAACAGGGCTGGTCAGCCTGCGCATACATGTTTCTCGTCACCCTCTCTATGTCGCCGGCCGCCGTAAAGCGGGGCGTAAGTATGGCTTCCGTCCGGAACGTCAGCGCCTGCTCGATGCGCTCTGGCCAGTACTCATCAGCTTCTGTGACGCCGGTAAGCATACCGTCGGCATGTGTATCTCCCGGCTGGCAAAGGAGCTGAGCGCTAAGGACGCTAAAGGTCATGTCATTCCGGAAACGGAGGTGACGGTGTCACGCCTTTCGCGCCTTATCGAGGAACAGATACGGTTTGGTGTTCTGGGCCTCGCGGAAGAACGCACCTGGGATCGTGAATCCCGCTCCTGGCTACCAACCTATGTTTATATAACCCCTGTGGGATTCCAGATGCTGGGCGTTGATATGGGCAAGCTGTTTAAAGAGCAGGAGAAGAAGCTTCGCCAGAGCGCCGAGCGCGAGCAGTTGATCCGGGAAGGGGTAATGAGCGAACATGACGATGTCCAGCCCCACTCCGCACGTAAATGCTGGTCTGGCCGTAAGCGCCGTGAAGCACAGGTTTACCGCCGTAAAAAAGGAGCGGAGCGTAAACGTGCCAACAACCTGATTAAGCTGCCGGCAGATGAACGGCTCCATGCTATGTCTGAATGGGTTTACCGCACTCTGCCGCCTGACGAAGCATACTGGTGCACATCTGAGCGGCTTAAGGCTCTGGCTATCCAGCATCTTTACCAGCTGGATCTTGCGCTTTCTCCACCGGACTAGCATCAACGACGAAACAAAAGTCTTCCTGTTTACAAGCCCCTCACCGGGGCTTTTCGTGCTGGTTTTTTTCGGTCATCCAGCTCATTTTTTGCCCTTCCTCCCTTTACCCTTCCAGTCAGCGTTACGTTCAGGTGGCCGTTATGGCCCACAATGGCCACCGTATCTTTTTTTTACACAGAAATCCGCAAGCGAATAAATGAAACATTCCGGAATTGAATAAAAGACATTCCGCAAAATAATCTTACTTCACATTTTTTATCTCTCTGTTCATTACATTCCAGAGTAGATCTTTGTCTCCGGCCACTCTGTGGATAATGAAAAATGCCTTCGCATGCAGCGGCCTGACGGCCGCGCGCTCAGAAGAAAATCAAATGTGCCTCCCGTCGCAAGCGCCGGGCCCCGTTCAAGCTATAATCTGACACCGTGCACATACTTGACCCCTGTTAAACCGACGCCGCCCCGGCCCAAAGGGCCGGAACACCCTCGCTTTAAGAGGGATGTTGTAACTAGTGACTGAAGCTGCTGCAGGATAAGTCGCGATAGGTTCCCTGTACGCGCTCGTAAGCGCCTGACGGCGCTAACGCGGAGATACAGCCCGTCGCCTCGACGGGCTCACTCCGACAGCGCACATCATCTACAGAAGTAACTTTTAAGAGGTATGGCTTTGCAGGGTGAGGGATGGGATAGGCAGAACCTTTCATACTGCAGCGGCTAACGCCGGTCACGGCGCCATTCGACGTTCTCGCCCGGATTAGCATCTGCTGGCGCCTCTATGCCGCGAGGCGGCATCAGTTAGTTCTGCAGTACGACTGAT
Above is a window of Citrobacter amalonaticus DNA encoding:
- the repA gene encoding plasmid replication initiator RepA yields the protein MNDNQISVHWSDLPKDELTRFWQDVDAGTQGNFLISPVKKLTRRKRGEHSTKAKCENPAWYRPEHYKKLSGQLGHAYNRLVKKDKATGLVSLRIHVSRHPLYVAGRRKAGRKYGFRPERQRLLDALWPVLISFCDAGKHTVGMCISRLAKELSAKDAKGHVIPETEVTVSRLSRLIEEQIRFGVLGLAEERTWDRESRSWLPTYVYITPVGFQMLGVDMGKLFKEQEKKLRQSAEREQLIREGVMSEHDDVQPHSARKCWSGRKRREAQVYRRKKGAERKRANNLIKLPADERLHAMSEWVYRTLPPDEAYWCTSERLKALAIQHLYQLDLALSPPD